Genomic DNA from Molothrus aeneus isolate 106 chromosome Z, BPBGC_Maene_1.0, whole genome shotgun sequence:
cagctctgcctgaacATGGTTGACTTACTAACAGCAGTGTTCATACAGCTGAAGGGACCCCGAGCACATCGGGTCAAGGAAATTAGCCCACATGCCATACAGGTTTTATACCAGCTGAGAGACAAAGGCAATACATCCTCAAAAACATTAGAAACTTCTCTGTGGCCAACCTGAGCTGCTCTGACACCAGGTCACAATCTGGCAGGGTGCACTGTGTGGTGCTGACAGAGCCAGTTTACTGTTTTGGCCTTGCAAAAGCCTCATCCAGCTATAGCTTTCATGTAGAAATCTCACCCTGAGAAATGCTCTCTCCGTGAGCTCGCACCACTGCCCCTCGCACATGCCACCCCTGCAGCAACACTGTGCCAGCTGCCTCCTGTCGGGCACCAAGGAGGCTAAGGTTTCCTACACAGGGAGAGAAATCAGCTGTGTTTCAAGTGTGCCATCATTCTGGGAAATAGCAGGGAAAAGGCTGTCTGCACTGAGCTGGTGACGATTCCCCTTTTAATGGAACTTCAAAGTCACAAGCATTTCTAGACACTTGACACAGGCTCCTATCCCATAGAATGGAGCCTCTCAACATCCTGTTGTGGGTCTGTGTAACACTGTGTCATTTTAAGTTGTGTTTTGATGGGAGAGGTAGTAATTCACTGACTTTCAGCCACAAATCAGTCCTTTGTTATGTCTGACCCATCTGTGCTTTCTTTACATCAAGCAGTTTTAATTTTCCCCTAAAAGCAGAAGTCCATGGCATGTGTCACAACATGAAATATCACCTCTCTGAGAGAAGGGAGGCAGATGAGAGATCCACGTATCACTGGCAGCTCTCCCAACATTCTGCAACAATCACAAAGACTTGAGGGTGACATTTTTCCAGCTCTTGCTTCttgcaaaaagcaagagcatCTAAAATTAGCCAGCACAGGTAAGTGTGCCTGGGCATGTGTCAGCCAGAGCCATGCCATGCAGACCCTGCCCTTCCACAGGGAAGATCCAGCAGTGGCTGGGGGTGTGGCCCCAAGCTGTTTCAAACGGTACATGAGTATGGGCTAGCTTGTTTCCCTGTGCTTGGTTTGAGGGCAAGGTCACCATCACTTTGAATTGAAAGAAGGTTTAGAGATTGGGGTTGCTCAGCCTGGTCAAAAGGAGGCTCTGGGGATTCTttattgcagccttccagtacctggaGGAGGCCTATAAGAAAATCTGGGACAGATATTTTAGAAGGGCCTTTTGCAATAGGACAAAGGGTAATGGTTTAAACTAGTAGTGCATTGATTAGATTAACTATAAGGAAGAAGTTTTGCATTTGTATGGTGAAGTAccagcacaggttgcccagagaggtggtggaggtTCCATCCTGGGAAACATTGAGGATTAGGTTGAATGGGGCTtagagcaacctgatctagttgaagatctTTCTGTCTTTGTGGCTACAAGCAGCAAAATACAATGCTGCTGATCTAGACAACCTTTAagaaattccttccaaatcaaACTATTCTAAACTTCTGTGATAACACACCCTATCTGTTTCTTCTGCTTGTCCCAGCACTCTTCATCCTtccacctcttcttcctcagCATCATCATTGCAACCCTGTCCATCTTTCCAGAACCACCACAAGCACAGCCCACCCTCCCATCTCTCTTTGCCTAGAGCAAGGCCACCTCGCTCCTCTGCCTCTTCTTACCCAGATGATGCAAACCCCACCGTTCATCTCCTCTGACCCACCTCAAGCCCACCCCACACCTCCATCCCTTTTTCCCTTAGCACTCCCCATCCCTCCACCTCGCCTGCCCGGAGCACAGCCCAtcctcccatctcctcctgccccgCACATCGCATCCCTCCAGCCCTTTCCGGGCCGGCAGCGTGGGCGGTGTCCCGGCCGtggccccgcgccgcccgggCACGCCACCGCCTGCCCGCCGGGCGCGGGGGGAGGGATCCCCGCGCCTTTTCGCTACGTCAGGGCCGAGGGAAATCCCCGCTGGACTCGCAGCCGCCCTTTTAGGGCCGCGCTCCGCCCCCGTGCCGGCAGAACGCTGCTGCCACCGGACCGAGAGCAGCTCGAGCGCTCCGTGCCCCGCCGAACCGAGCCGGAGCTCTCCGCGTCCCGCCGAGCCTGGGCGCTCCGTGCCCCGCCGAACCGAGCCTGGGCGCCCCGTGCCGAACCTCGCCGAGCCCCGGAGCCTCCGTGCCCCGCCGAGCCCCGTCCCGCCGCCGCGATGATGCCTGGCCGGACCCCGCGCAAAGCCGCGCCGCCTGCCGCTCCTGCAGGTACCGCAGGGTGAAGGGAAAGAGGGGGGATGGGACGGCATGGCATGGGACAGCGACGcgacagagcagggacagcgacagggacagaggcagaggggcagggacggggcagagcagggacgcACCGTCCTGCGCCCGGGCGCTGCTGCCCGGCTCCAGCACCGGGTGGGCGGCCAGCGCCCGGCGCGGCTGCGGGAGCCCGTGTGGAGGTGAGAGggatccagctgctgctcccagcgaGTGGGGGGCAGAAAGGGTGCGGGGTGGGGTGTGCTTCGTGATGAGGAAAGAGTAAAACGTTGGGCAAAAAGGTACCGCGCTGTGGGGATCTCATGAAAGCGCTAAGCAGGCGCGTTTCCGCAGGGCGAGAGGCGGCGGTGGAGTGCGCCCTGGAGCTGACCCGCATCGGCGACAGGTGGGACCTGCGGCAGAGGCTCCTGAACCTGCTGGCCAAGCTCTTCTGCCCCGGAACGTGGGCTGCCCGCGGACACAGCGAGCGGAACGGAGGAGGACCTTGGCTTTGTGGGTTCGGAAGAAGAGGCTCCACAGACATTGGGAGATGAAGAAACCTCAAATCTCGCTGCGCTGTATTTGGGTGACTGCAGCTGCTCGAGGATGGCTATCACATGTTTTCTCTGAAGAATGTTACAGCAATTCTGGCATATGAATGCcaggtggggaaaaaagataATGATGGGCTGAGCCCCTAAACTGTGCAGTGTTGACTTGGGGTGAGCTGGTGACGTGGGGAGATTTGGGACAAGACTGAACTTGCCCTTCACCATGGTCTGAGAATGCTTTCAGAACCTGGTTTCCCCAGTCACCCTCGGGTCCTCATGTCCCATAGCCATGTTTCACCAAGGAGCTCAGTCCACCTACAGGATGacgcaaaaaaaaaagtgtcagtCTGTTGGAACTTGGGATCAAATACCACACAGAAGAAGAAGCCAGTTGCTGACCTTTGACTGCTCCTCTTCTCTGAAGTGATCTCCAGATCCTGCTGGACAGGGATCTCGTGGTGTTTATTAAATCCGTTAAAGACAACCGCTATCTTTATTGGAAAGTTATTGTTACAGGATGCTGTTTTGCAGACTAAAAGTCATAATTCTATTAATTAATACAGTGTTGCATAGCTCTAATCTATAGCAtaagtttatatatatatagtatgtatacataaaatataaatgtgtgCACTGCTAGTGCATGTCATGAATATTTAATAGAACTATTCACCAAAAACTGTTTGTTTAATCTCAAAACACAGTatgaaaaaatgttcaaaacaTGACAAAACTAAATATAAAATGGTattatataaacaaaaaaaaggataatATTTTCTGAtgataaaggaaataaatcatGCTTCAGAGAGGGAAGCATACTTTGGCATTATATAAGATATGTATCTGAATATATATTACACATACACAGATACATAGGTAATTGTGGAAGGATTCTTTCAATATTACAAAGAATTTCTTGATAACAGTACAATTCTGCTGTGTCTTTATAAGTAACAAAATAACTTCAATAGAAGTAGATCCTAAAGTTGAATCTCAAGTTTTGCTGAGAATGTTATTTATTCAAAGAAAGCAACTACCTCTCTTTGAAGAAATAATATCAATAGAATTGAGCATTTCCATTATACAAGAAAGTAGCCTTAGATTTTTGAATGTTTAATTATACTTATGGACAAAGGTTCTTACCTTGtactttctttccatttcatttcatgGCCTCGTCATCTCAGTTCCAGAATGGTGGAGCTGAGGCAGCACATCCAGTGGATGGTGATGCATCATCACCACTGAGGGCTTTCGTGGGAATGACCCATCTCACTGAGGGGATATTACCTTTGGCTGGCTTCAGAGGAGCTGAATTAAACATGTTCCTTGCTGTGAAGGCAAACAGTAACTTTGCTACTCCGTTCATGTCAGGCTCCATCCTAAACAGTACTTTTCATGGGTCCAAGATAGCAAGAAAAAGGCTGAAGCTGTTTCATAACTACCTCTAAGGTCACTGGTGAGAGTTCCTTCTCTTAACTACCCTTGTATATAAGcacatttgaatttttaagGCTTTATAGTTACACTTTGTTATTTTTGTCTATTCAAATTACGTCTTCTCCTGTCTTGTGGTGAATTCTTGtttgtatttataatttatttttctgttatatCTTCTTAATCTGCCTTTGCAAAGTTGTCATTTTGTAACTCTGGTCACTCTCACAaccagctgtgcaggggctgttATATTGACACTGACTTCTGTCACTGAGCAGAAGCTGACTGACTTTGCCTTCTTTCCACGTGGAAGACTTAACCCCATCCATCCCAGTGGCATTACAGGGAGATTTGCTCTTGGCTTGAGCCACATGCATGGTTCCCTTCTCCTCTAAGCTAGCCAGTACCTTTTCAGGGAGAAtacaatatttcaaaaatagttGTTATTTATCTCATACTGCAAAGCAGTGCATTTTACTGACATGTACATAGGTCAGTTTTTCAGGTactaaaaaataaaggcaaagagTTTCAGACCAGCAGAACACCAGCTCCCAGACTAGCACTGCATGCAGCTGGGCAGAACTTCATCAAAGACAGCTTCAGCGTCATAAGAAGGGTTGCTGTTGTGTATCCTGCGCTTGGTGGAGTCTTGGAATCTTCATCAAGGACACTGAACAATGACCATGCCTGTCTGGAACTCAGGAGAATTCAGCATTAGCATTCACATTAGTAGCTGAAGAGTATGTGAATAAAACTGTTCTGTTCAATGCATGCTACTTGCAAAGTCCACAGGAAATGAGGTGTGGAGTTGTAGAACCTACCCCGTTCTTCAGGCTGTAGCACATATAAATATTACCAAAAAAATATACTCATAAATGCATTGTCATGGGGATATCCAAGTTTACTGTTAGCACAGTATTTGTCTGCCTGGTTATGCAAAGACTATTTgttttttttgaaatgttttaggTTTTTCTATGCATTGTTAAGAACGGCAGTGTTCAACAGGAACTGAGGAAAAAGGCACAGATGCAAGAGGTCAGTGCCAGTATATGACCAAGTGCTTGCTGATGTCCACCCTAGATTTCTTTTGTTACTTCTGCAAAGGATCTGCTTTTGACTTTATCAACATGAGTTTGTTTTCCTTAAGGCCTGTTCTGGATGCGTGCCAGATGTGCTGCTGTATGCCTCACACATGTATGTCTTGAGTTCTTGCTAAGATAATAAATACAAAGTGTTTACAAGAAAAATGAGTCACAAAGGTTGCTGTCACTCGGGTTTTCTTTTGTGGATTGTGAAAGCATGGCTTTATTATGCAAATTCCTTCCATGTCAGCAGGCAAAAGCAGGAGGGCAAGAGCAGAGTGCCAGCAGGTATGCTTTGGTAGATTTGGCTTTGCCTTCTGCctttaagagggaaaaaagaaaaccataacCATGACCTTGAACTTCAAAATGAGACACCTATTCTAGTATTTTTTGTTAACTACTGGCTGCAGAATAtttgggtggcactgggggcccaTTACTTCTACCAGAGTAGCTGCAGCTTTGTGAAGGAGTGTTCCTCGTAAAGGATAGACATCCAAGTTAAGGGTTTTGTCCAAAATGCAGGCAGAAAGGAATACAGCATTTTGTCAGGCAAAGTTTTACTTTCTCCACAGTTCGAAGCTGGAGTTTGGGAAGAGTGGGAAATGATGCTGCTTATCACAAGAGAATAACAGGGGGATATTGCAGAGCACATTCTTCTTCCCCAATGCTGGGACCCAAAGATGTGTCTCTGCAGAGGAGAGCCTGAGGTCCTCTCCTGCTATGCCAAGCACATCAGCAGGCTCCCTGCTCACTCACTGTGCTGCTTTTTCCCAGCTTCACAGGCAAGGAGCACATCCCTGTAGCTCATGTTCAAGGAGGATTAAGAACTTCTGGGCCAAACGGACTTGTTTCTaataaccagaaaaaaatcccaaagagatGCAACTCCCTGTTCTTTCCCACTTAGTCACCAGCAGAAGccaggaagatttttattttggaggGCATCAGTCCGGTGAAAAGTGCTAGTGTAGGGGCTGCACAGAGGTCTGGTTTTGCAAAGTGTCACCAGAAAATCATACTTGCATGACTGATCAGACTTGTGAAAACATTCAGACACTCTCACCTGCTTCCCAATGGAATCtggcccctctccagccctccaGAGCAGTGTCCAGTCACCCACATAGTATGATGCTTGTGACCTGCTCCTCCCTAaagggcagggggaaaaaaaatcctatcacTGGGGCATGGCATTGCAATCTAAATGCACTTGACTCACCCACAAGCATCTGAtatcaaaaaagcaaaacaaacccaccTGGCGAACAAACTGACAGAATTGCCACCCTATAACACTCTCCATTTACCAAAGCATCTGACTGGAGTGCAGCCCTGGGTGGTGTTTGCACTGTGGTCCCCCAAGTGAAAACCAGCTTGGCCCCCTCAGCCCGCTCATGCCTTCACACCTGAGACTGGATGCACAAGTGGTATTTACCAAACAAAGTGCCAGACAAGGAGATacttcctcttcccctcatgaaaTGTTTTTGCAAATCAGCTGAAAAACAATGTCTCATATGCTGCTCATTATTTTTAGTAGACACTGCTGGATGGGACTAAGTTGAATCACTTTCCTCCCATTAACACAAGAGGGTGTGAGGGCATGATGTGCATCCACATAGGCGTAAGGAGGCCGGGCAGGAAGAGCTGGGGATATAATGCATTGCCTTTCAGTCTGGCAGGGTTTCCCCTGAAGCAGGTGACTGTCTGATGGTGGGGCTGTCAGTGAGCAATAGTCCCAAAATCTGTTACAGCTGTAAACAAGGGTCCTCACCCAAGTGCGTCAGGGCATTGTCTGGCCCATGTAACAAACAGGCCACACCAAGGCTGCCCTGCCTTCTCACGCATGGGCTCTTTGCAATGCAATTCTCACCAGCCCACTGAAAGCGTGGAGGTTGGTGTAACTCCTTCAGCAACAGGAGATATcccattaaataaataaataaataaatgaataaataaataaataaataaacaaataaataaattaatccGTTTCAGCTATTTCATCTTCAGCCATTTCGTTTTTGGTGGCTTTGGTGTCATTCCCTCATCCCCATGGAAGGACGGTGGGAGCACCATGAGGTTCAGAAGCTCAGCTCCTTCATGACATGGTCATCACTTGAAGGGACAAGGAACACTTTGAAGTGGACAAGTCAGCTTGcaaatctgagaaaaaaattactttcagcaGCACCCCTGAATAAGGCCAATAATAGGATACTGGCACTACCTCTCTCAGCTCCTGGGTCCAAGCTGGGATTCCAGATCCCTACTGCATGGCAGAAATTAAGGGGAGCATTCTGCTTCCCACCTTTCCCTTTGTGCTCCTGACAGGGATGTGACAAAGCTGCAAAAAAGGCAGGAGGCCACAGTCATGTCTGCCCTGCTTGGGATCAGGAATTAGGGGGAAATTCTTGACAAGAGCAGCCGGACACTGGACATTATCCAGCACCACCACAGCACATCAAGGAAATTACTTTGGTATGTAGAGAAAAATCCAAGCAACTTCAGAACCAGGTAACTTGTTTGCTCAGTGCAACGGTATCAGACTGATTCAGCTGCACAGAGGGGTGAGGCCAGCACATATGCAACTATCAGTGAAATGCAGGAAATTCTGCATTTAATATTGACTAACTTCACAAAATACCCTGACTGACACAAAATATCCTCTTAGTCACAGCTTTACACTCTGTGGGATTGAAGGGCAACTCCTTGTTTTAGGGAATGATATTCATTTGCATGAAATGTTCTTTCATATCATCATTAAAAGTGGGGGGTTTTGTAAAGGTAAGGAACTTAATCATTGCAATCATTATTAATTTGTGAAGTCTTTTAGCTGGGTCAAGTGCTTTAATAAACACAGCTACATGAAAGAGGAAGTCATGACTGGCTTTCCCTATAAACAGAGTCCAAAACGGGCTTTTACTAAAGGCTGATCCAGACAGTCTAGTATCAGCCATGCTCCTGGGAAGAAGAAACAACTCATTTAACAGAAGTGGTGGGGAATCAGTCCTAGATAATGCAGATGATTCGCTCCCCAGGCATCTGTTGGTAAGAGGCTGCTCGACACAGGAAGAAGGGACTGCAAAAGCAGTTACACAACCCAGTATTgcatagaaaggaaaaaatcaagCACCCAAACGCTGGACCAAAAATCTCCCAGCACCAGGCAAGAAGGTATGGGCCAGGGActggcagcacagaggcagcagcgTGGATGTGCCACCTGGGCAGCTAtggctggctctgtgctgacCCTGCATGGCCATGGGCACCACAAAATGAGGCCAGGGCCATGGTCTGGGAagattttacttctttttgtcattttgtcaGTGACGTGCTGCCCTGTGGCATCACTTCTCTGTGTTCATGGGCGTCATACCAGCCACCACCTGCCCTGGTCCTGGCCAGCCACAGACTCCAGGGTAGCCTGTGGGAAACTTCTCCCCAAGGGCTCTCCATTATAgcatcccagcctggggacagtgacCATTAGCATCTGGCCAAATGTGGTAAAGTGGCATTTTTGATACATTCCTGGAAATAGAGATGAAGGAACA
This window encodes:
- the PMAIP1 gene encoding phorbol-12-myristate-13-acetate-induced protein 1: MMPGRTPRKAAPPAAPAGREAAVECALELTRIGDRWDLRQRLLNLLAKLFCPGTWAARGHSERNGGGPWLCGFGRRGSTDIGR